A single Clostridium sp. AN503 DNA region contains:
- a CDS encoding FAD-binding oxidoreductase, whose protein sequence is MSGLIHNMEERYVGYLQDESRMQGSAEKIAFPRDVEEIRQVLDLCRDNRMPVTLQGARTGIAGAAVPAGGLVLNLSKLNRITGVRQEGELFFLEAEPGVLLSDLKETLASGRFDTDGWTDASKEALANMQKKGSLRFAPDPTETTATVGGMFASNAKGLSGYRFGRMSDHTEQVTLMLSDKTLWRVRRGEYRADDTGCRLPDGSLLPVLCRAGRDGIQSPEREAAASGYPLTMQPGQDLMDLLAGSEGMLGIVVSLELRLIESPAECWGILFFFADQRMAAEFAGLAGTIPGDARVTAAEFFDRVSLDVAEQMKSRMTSLKAIPDIPRDRAAAVYIELEADSEEHAEGFLLELLDLFGACGGEEADTWAASGLREMEKFRLFRHAVPEGINNCVDEIRRILPGFVKMGADFGGTGMELNKQIEYYSRDAQKAGVRAVIFGHALERRFHVNLLPETEEEKKKADELMEQWADAKAAEGVSLAAENGIGKVKAALVKERLSEGLMENMRAVKDHFDRDRILNRGNMGL, encoded by the coding sequence ATGAGTGGGTTGATACATAACATGGAAGAGCGGTATGTGGGTTATCTGCAGGATGAATCCAGAATGCAGGGATCGGCGGAAAAGATCGCGTTTCCCCGGGATGTAGAGGAGATAAGGCAGGTGTTGGATCTCTGCCGGGATAACCGGATGCCGGTGACGCTGCAGGGCGCCCGCACGGGAATTGCAGGAGCGGCGGTCCCGGCGGGCGGCCTGGTACTGAACCTGTCAAAGCTTAACAGGATCACGGGAGTCAGACAGGAGGGGGAACTCTTTTTTCTGGAGGCTGAGCCTGGGGTCCTCTTAAGCGACTTAAAAGAAACGCTGGCATCGGGACGTTTTGACACGGATGGCTGGACAGATGCGTCAAAAGAGGCGCTTGCCAATATGCAGAAAAAAGGCAGTCTCCGGTTTGCCCCGGACCCAACAGAGACGACGGCGACAGTAGGCGGAATGTTTGCCAGCAATGCAAAAGGGCTTTCCGGGTATCGTTTTGGCAGGATGTCCGACCATACGGAGCAGGTTACGCTTATGCTGTCTGACAAAACCCTGTGGAGGGTCCGCAGAGGGGAGTACCGGGCAGATGATACGGGCTGCCGTCTGCCGGATGGGTCCTTGCTTCCGGTTCTTTGCCGGGCGGGGCGGGACGGGATCCAGTCGCCGGAGCGGGAAGCCGCGGCGTCCGGATATCCGCTGACCATGCAGCCGGGACAGGATCTGATGGATCTGCTCGCGGGCAGTGAAGGGATGCTGGGGATTGTGGTTTCCCTGGAGCTGAGGCTTATAGAAAGTCCGGCGGAGTGCTGGGGCATCCTGTTTTTCTTTGCGGACCAGAGGATGGCGGCGGAGTTTGCCGGACTGGCAGGGACGATACCAGGCGATGCCAGGGTCACCGCAGCAGAATTTTTCGACAGGGTCTCCCTGGATGTGGCAGAGCAGATGAAAAGCCGGATGACCAGTTTGAAAGCGATTCCCGATATTCCCAGGGACAGAGCTGCCGCGGTCTATATAGAACTGGAAGCGGACAGCGAAGAACATGCGGAGGGGTTTCTTTTGGAGCTTCTGGATCTGTTTGGAGCGTGTGGGGGAGAAGAGGCGGACACCTGGGCGGCATCGGGACTGCGGGAGATGGAAAAATTCAGGCTGTTCCGCCATGCGGTCCCTGAAGGGATCAACAACTGTGTGGACGAGATCAGAAGAATACTTCCGGGATTTGTGAAGATGGGAGCGGATTTCGGCGGGACCGGCATGGAATTGAATAAGCAGATTGAGTACTACAGCAGGGACGCTCAAAAGGCCGGCGTCCGGGCGGTGATCTTTGGACATGCATTGGAACGGCGTTTCCATGTGAATCTCCTTCCTGAAACGGAGGAGGAAAAAAAGAAGGCGGACGAGCTGATGGAACAGTGGGCAGATGCGAAAGCCGCAGAAGGCGTGAGCCTGGCGGCGGAAAACGGGATTGGGAAAGTAAAGGCGGCCCTGGTAAAGGAACGGCTTTCTGAGGGTCTTATGGAAAATATGCGGGCGGTGAAAGATCACTTTGACCGGGACAGGATACTGAACAGAGGGAATATGGGGCTGTGA